AACACAACAGAAATTGTTGTTCTGTGATGGTGATTCGCCATCAAAGCCACGAATTCTCGAGATCATCGCGTCGGCGTCGAAGGATTCTTGACCCAGGCGGGTCACCAGCAATTCACAGATGGCGCGCTGATTCAAGACCACTAAGAAATGATCTCCATTAGACCCGTTCTCAGTGCCCCGCTTTGTAGCGAGAGGAACAGGTCTCAAGGAGTACCGAATGGAGTTTGTGCCGTGGTGGCACGGATGCCAAGGCTTACCCCGCTCTGCCAAGGCTGGAGATGAGATCGACTCGCATCCTTTGAACAAGAAATGCCTCCAGCGTCGGAACCGTCAGATTCAGGACAACTTGCATCTGGTCCGTCCCATTGCGCGCCATTACGCCCTGCAAACAGGCCTCGAGCAAGATGATCTCCTGCAGGTGGGCTGTCTCGGACTGATCAAGGCTTCAAACCGATTTGAAACCAAGCGAGGAACAACATTCCCCAGCTTCGCTAAACCGCATATCCGGGGAGCCATTCTTCACTTTCTACGGGACAAGGTTGGTGTAATCCGCCTTCCAAGAGCCGTTGAGGAACGGGCCATGAGGATGCTGCGAAGCCCTGAAGGCTGCTTAAACGCTGCTGATGCTCTGGTCGTTCACCAGTACCGCAGCAAGCATCACTGGGTGGAGTTCAACGATGACCTGGTCGATGACACACCGCAGGGGATCGAATTGGTCGCACGTTCAGAAGCGTGGCAGCGGGTTCGAGCAATGTTCCTGAGGATTGGAACAGATGAACAACGTGTCCTTCAGATGGTTGTGATCGATGGAATGAGCCTTAGGCAGACAGCGCGACAACTCGGGATTTCAGCGATGACGGTTCAACGACGCGTCAAACGCGGCCTGAGAAGCCTCGCGAGCCAATTGAACGAAGATCACGCCGGGGTTTGAGTGTCGCGGTCCATTTGTTCCTGGAGTGTCTTGATGGCGGCGTTCAGCGCCGAAAGTTGCCGTTCAGCACTATCCCTCCAAAAACGCAGCATCGACAGCTTCCGCTCCTGATGGTGCCGGCGCAAGGTTGCGTGATCAGTGGTGCCGCTGCAACAGAAAGGAGGAAGCATGTCAGCAAAAGCAATCCCTTAGATCCTGACGGATTTTCAGACGTGATGCGACTCCTCAATCACTTGGCTCTCGCAGGAGGTGGACCTACGGTGTGGATTCAAAACATCTGCACTGTGGTGTCGACGTCCAAGCGAACACCACAACACCACGCCGCATGAGTCTCAGACGAGTCCCAATATTGGTCTTGCTCTGCGTCTCGTTTGCGGGACTTGAGTTTGGTTTGCAGGGGAGGAGCGAGGCATACGTCGCCTTGATGGCTGGTCAACGTGCACGCCCCTTAAACGGGACGTTTAACAACGTCCCGGTTCTGCATTCAAACCAGCCGGAGATTGTCACTGGTCCAGGGATTCTGGTGAACACAGCGCCCGGATCGGCCATCGCTGCTGAGTCCAATCAGCCGCTTCGCAACGCCGCTTACTCCTTCAACGGTGAGTTCGGCGTTCACATGCATCACAAGTACTACCCCCAGGACCTGTCAAAGCTTGGTGGACGTCGATCCAGGGGCTTGATGACCCTGGCTCTGATTGCAACGAATCCTGGATCGAAGCCAATC
This genomic interval from Synechococcus sp. UW69 contains the following:
- a CDS encoding sigma-70 family RNA polymerase sigma factor; this encodes MPRFVARGTGLKEYRMEFVPWWHGCQGLPRSAKAGDEIDSHPLNKKCLQRRNRQIQDNLHLVRPIARHYALQTGLEQDDLLQVGCLGLIKASNRFETKRGTTFPSFAKPHIRGAILHFLRDKVGVIRLPRAVEERAMRMLRSPEGCLNAADALVVHQYRSKHHWVEFNDDLVDDTPQGIELVARSEAWQRVRAMFLRIGTDEQRVLQMVVIDGMSLRQTARQLGISAMTVQRRVKRGLRSLASQLNEDHAGV